The following proteins are co-located in the Palaemon carinicauda isolate YSFRI2023 chromosome 3, ASM3689809v2, whole genome shotgun sequence genome:
- the LOC137637883 gene encoding uncharacterized protein: protein MLRGEVWVDKVRVAISHTWHFMPLKTQLWAFRWYHLCFTHDHTTGKTETFINGEMVQFSYYNIGRPAFGDYAAIGNGQTADESYSGDLTQVNAWDKVLSDDEIHRMATCQTDLQGNYISWEAGWRLSNATTYEMSLPEFCQKDTSRLYFWFPRVGEDTALYICEALGTHLPTVKTPDEVNFLYNILDTTWPDSEKCPLYYWSDLNDKKQENVWVRSYDNHIDNESYWSPDEPNGYRYENCAFIRQNGMIDDDCAWERCAMCIFTEPQRFSMRGACERELRNVYFVAYQEAFGHLVFKGYGSYQIRKENGIWYYVDTVAGHTIASMEPYEIDYPMGRRWWKLEKEICDNKPGERKRLLLTPCMDNQYTCDDGTCIALHYRCDLKYDCRDQSDELECDLISFPADYHKHLPPRVPKDDHSNVPVVIKVLIKSIDIFTVAMTMQLSYELEMDWFDSRLEYFNLKTNESLNALPVQTMMSLWSPIVRLLNTDTIDKTLLAEDAAATVRMLSTPLRRDDGAAGEVDVYSGEENPVSVSRKYSTVFTCNFDLTLYPFDDQHCDMHLQIVSGQVSFLEIHPNTTAAYIGSTILNEYEIGELRLVYGGPKLPSVVRVRIPLIRLYGHAILNIYIPSLILLIISYFTLFFRKSFFDVRVMAALTALLVLATLFAQASASLPKTSYFKMVDIWLLFCVMMTFVVIIFHILIDNRLTEDAKVQVLSKFPEEVPIMQKLFTWSPKMTVERLEVVAKVTLLVLIVAFIIIYISFIFI, encoded by the exons ATGTTGCGGGGAG AGGTTTGGGTAGACAAAGTCCGCGTTGCCATCTCTCACACTTGGCACTTCATGCCCCTCAAGACGCAACTCTGGGCATTCAG GTGGTATCATCTTTGTTTCACACATGATCACACCACTGGAAAAACGGAAACCTTCATCAACGGCGAGATGGTTCAGTTTTCCTACTACAACATCGGGAGACCAGCATTTGGGGACTACGCGGCGATAGGGAACGGACAGACAGCCGACGAGAGCTACAGTGGAGATTTGACTCAG GTTAATGCTTGGGACAAAGTACTCAGTGATGATGAAATTCATAGAATGGCAACATGCCAGACAGACCTTCAGGGAAATTACATCTCTTGGGAAGCTGGATGGAGGCTAAGTAATGCCACGACTTACGAAATGTCATTGCCTGAGTTCTGCCAGAAGGACACGTCGCGCCTCTACTTTTGGTTTCCTCGCGTAGGGGAAGACACGGCGCTCTACATCTGCGAAGCCCTCGGCACTCATCTCCCAACTGTCAAGACTCCTGATGAGGTCAACTTCCTTTACAATATTCTGGACACCACTTGGCCAGATTCGGAAAAATGCCCTCTTTATTACTGGAGTGATCTAAACGACAAGAAACAAGAAAACGTCTGGGTGCGATCTTACGACAACCACATCGACAATGAATCTTACTGGTCACCAGATGAACCGAATGGATACAGGTACGAGAACTGCGCCTTCATCCGACAAAATGGTATGATAGACGATGACTGTGCCTGGGAAAGGTGTGCCATGTGCATCTTTACGGAGCCTCAGAGATTCTCTATGCGAGGAGCCTGCGAGAGGGAACTGCGTAATGTGTACTTCGTTGCCTATCAAGAAGCCTTTGGGCACCTGGTCTTCAAAGGCTATGGTTCGTACCAAATCAGGAAAGAAAACGGCATCTGGTACTACGTGGATACAGTGGCAGGACATACTATAGCCTCGATGGAGCCTTATGAGATTGACTATCCAATGGGTAGAAGATGGTGGAAATTGGAGAAAGAGATATGTGATAACAAACCTGGAGAACGAAAACGTTTGCTTCTGACTCCCTGCATGGATAATCAATATACCTGTGACGACGGAACGTGCATTGCCCTCCATTATCGCTGCGATCTCAAGTATGACTGCCGAGACCAGAGCGATGAACTCGAGTGTGATCTGATCTCCTTTCCTGCTGACTACCATAAGCACCTGCCTCCAAGAGTACCCAAAGACGACCACAGTAATGTGCCGGTTGTGATTAAAGTCCTCATAAAGTCAATAGATATTTTCACAGTGGCAATGACCATGCAGCTGTCTTATGAATTGGAGATGGACTGGTTCGACAGTAGACTGGAGTACTTCAACCTCAAGACAAACGAGTCTCTTAATGCACTTCCAGTCCAAACGATGATGAGCTTGTGGTCGCCAATCGTGAGGCTGTTAAACACAGATACCATCGATAAGACACTTCTTGCTGAAGATGCTGCAGCAACTGTAAGAATGCTGAGCACACCTTTGAGGAGAGATGATGGTGCGGCTGGTGAAG TTGACGTCTATTCTGGAGAGGAGAACCCCGTCTCGGTGTCCCGCAAATACAGTACAGTTTTCACCTGCAACTTTGACCTGACCCTCTACCCCTTCGACGACCAGCATTGCGACATGCATCTCCAGATTGTGTCTGGACAGGTCTCCTTCCTTGAAATCCACCCAAACACAACTGCCGCCTACATAGGAAGCACAATTCTCAACGAATATGAG ATCGGAGAATTGAGACTGGTTTACGGAGGTCCCAAGCTTCCCAGCGTCGTGAGGGTTCGGATACCGCTGATTCGTCTCTACGGCCACGCCATTCTGAACATCTACATTCCCTCCCTTATCCTCCTCATCATTAGCTACTTCACGCTCTTCTTCAGGAAATCCTTCTTTGATGTGAGAGTCATGGCCGCCCTCACAGCCCTGCTCGTGTTGGCCACTCTATTTGCTCAA GCTTCCGCCTCGCTTCCAAAAACTTCGTACTTCAAAATGGTTGACATATGGCTGCTGTTCTGCGTAATGATGACCTTCGTGGTTATCATTTTCCACATCCTGATCGACAACCGACTGACGGAGGATGCAAAGGTGCAGGTGTTGTCGAAATTTCCGGAAGAGGTGCCAATTATGCAGAAGTTATTTACCTGGTCTCCCAAGATGACGGTCGAGAGGCTGGAAGTCGTAGCCAAGGTCACACTTCTCGTTCTGATAGTTGCCTTCATTATAATAtacatttctttcattttcatctaA